A window of the Candidatus Binataceae bacterium genome harbors these coding sequences:
- a CDS encoding MFS transporter produces MNKQERAALSVMGALFLVQILAAGPGLAMAGVMMTPLIRAFHWSHEEVSELFLISTITGGLVAPGVGWLMDRIGGRWVMGAGVALMVAGYGMSSRADSFGAMELAFAVFGAGLMLGGTLPVMVVCVNWFETKRATAGGVLWIGLAAGLTITPPSVTWVVAHYGWRMGFRGLAGPALLLVLPATLLLVRTRPPMASAKSVAQEVATLPGLELKPALLTLVFWLLLAGDLLYSVGFGSVFVHQITYLIGLGYSPQQAAWVFSAQTLVSGVGAIAFGSLADRFGARRMLSTALVVIAVGIVAFTGAGNRQWGVAAIGVFVLFWGLGAGCIPPVLPVLLAQTTGLRRMGTLSGVIRFVAAFSTALGPVLAGHMFDVTGSYVPAFLLAAGLLVVAAGSIALVHPAPGADRVPQQAAA; encoded by the coding sequence TTGAACAAACAAGAACGAGCTGCGCTCAGCGTGATGGGAGCGCTGTTTTTGGTGCAGATATTGGCGGCGGGGCCGGGTTTGGCGATGGCGGGAGTGATGATGACTCCGCTGATTCGGGCCTTTCATTGGAGTCACGAGGAAGTGTCCGAGCTGTTTCTGATTTCGACCATCACCGGCGGGCTGGTGGCGCCCGGGGTGGGCTGGTTGATGGACCGGATCGGCGGTCGCTGGGTGATGGGAGCGGGTGTGGCGCTGATGGTCGCGGGCTATGGGATGAGCAGCCGGGCCGATTCGTTTGGCGCGATGGAGCTGGCGTTTGCAGTATTTGGCGCGGGCCTGATGCTGGGGGGGACGCTACCGGTGATGGTGGTGTGCGTCAATTGGTTCGAAACCAAACGTGCCACCGCGGGCGGAGTGCTGTGGATCGGTTTGGCGGCAGGGCTGACGATAACTCCGCCCAGCGTGACCTGGGTGGTGGCCCATTACGGCTGGCGGATGGGGTTTCGCGGGCTGGCCGGACCGGCGCTGCTGCTAGTGCTGCCGGCGACGTTATTGCTGGTTCGCACCCGGCCGCCGATGGCGTCGGCCAAAAGTGTGGCTCAGGAAGTGGCTACGCTGCCGGGATTGGAACTAAAGCCGGCGCTTCTGACACTGGTATTTTGGCTGTTACTGGCCGGTGACCTGCTGTACTCGGTGGGCTTCGGGTCGGTATTCGTTCATCAGATAACCTACTTGATAGGCTTGGGCTATAGCCCGCAGCAGGCGGCCTGGGTATTCAGCGCTCAGACGTTGGTGAGCGGCGTGGGAGCGATAGCCTTCGGTTCGTTGGCGGATCGGTTTGGGGCGCGACGGATGTTAAGCACGGCGCTGGTGGTGATTGCGGTGGGGATCGTGGCCTTTACGGGAGCGGGCAATCGCCAATGGGGAGTGGCCGCGATCGGGGTGTTCGTGTTGTTCTGGGGGCTGGGAGCGGGCTGTATCCCGCCGGTGTTGCCGGTGTTGCTGGCGCAGACGACCGGCTTGCGCCGAATGGGCACGCTGTCGGGAGTGATTCGCTTCGTGGCGGCCTTTTCCACCGCGCTGGGTCCGGTCTTGGCCGGGCATATGTTCGATGTAACCGGCAGCTACGTGCCGGCATTTTTGCTCGCCGCCGGGCTGTTGGTGGTAGCGGCAGGCTCGATCGCGCTGGTCCATCCCGCGCCCGGAGCCGACCGGGTTCCGCAACAAGCGGCGGCGTGA